The following are encoded in a window of Carya illinoinensis cultivar Pawnee chromosome 15, C.illinoinensisPawnee_v1, whole genome shotgun sequence genomic DNA:
- the LOC122297159 gene encoding laccase-14-like, with translation MSPVKTNSVVLLLQIMLGLSVFAGMVLHCQGLSRHTFVVKETPYTRLCSTKNILTVNGKFPGPTLQVRKGETIVVDVHNKGDYNITIHWHGVKQPRYPWSDGPEYITQCPIQPGKKFRQKVIFSNEEGTLWWHAHSDFTRATVYGAIIIHPKKGTHYPFPKPHAEFPIILGEWWKQGIMELYETFLQSGVDPNVSDAYTINGQPGDLYPCSKSETVKLMVDHGKTYLLRIINAALQDILFFAVAKHNITVVGTDASYTKPLTTDYIAISPGQTIDVLLKANQPQGDYYMAASVYSSAAGVTYDNTTTTAILHYNGSYNASSRPYLPNLPSYNDTNASASFTGKLRSLADEDHPVKVPLNISTKLIYAASVNTLPCNRSTTSYCEAPNGTRLAASLNNISFELPTTDILKAYYNHIGGVYGDQFPSVPPLLYNFTADDLPTSLQTPKTGTEVRVLEYNSTVELVFQGTNLGAGTEHPMHIHGYSFYVVGWGFGNFDKDKDPLGYNLVDPPLQNTIAVPKNGWAAIRFKANNPGVWFMHCHLERHLSWGMDTAFIVKNGHYPEAQLISPPPDMPPC, from the exons ATGTCTCCAGTGAAGACAAATTCAGTAGTACTGCTCCTGCAAATAATGTTGGGGCTTTCGGTATTTGCCGGTATGGTCCTCCATTGCCAGGGTTTATCTCGTCACACTTTCGTG GTGAAGGAGACTCCATACACAAGACTTTGCAGCACAAAAAACATCTTAACTGTCAACGGAAAATTTCCTGGACCAACACTACAAGTCAGGAAAGGAGAGACTATCGTTGTTGATGTTCATAACAAAGGCGATTATAACATCACCATTCACTG GCATGGAGTAAAGCAACCAAGATATCCATGGTCCGATGGTCCTGAATATATCACACAATGTCCAATCCAACCAGGAAAAAAGTTCAGGCAGAAGGTCATATTTTCCAACGAAGAAGGAACTCTTTGGTGGCACGCGCACAGTGATTTCACAAGGGCAACTGTTTACGGGGCCATAATCATCCATCCAAAGAAGGGAACTCATTACCCTTTTCCCAAGCCTCATGCAGAATTTCCCATCATATTAG GAGAGTGGTGGAAGCAAGGTATAATGGAGCTTTACGAAACATTTCTTCAAAGCGGAGTAGATCCCAATGTTTCTGATGCATATACCATCAACGGTCAACCAGGAGATCTATACCCATGCTCAAAATCTG AAACCGTCAAATTAATGGTGGACCATGGAAAGACTTATCTCCTCCGCATAATCAACGCTGCACTTCAGGATATCCTCTTCTTTGCCGTTGCAAAGCATAACATCACAGTCGTGGGAACAGACGCAAGCTACACCAAGCCATTGACAACAGATTACATTGCAATATCTCCTGGACAAACTATCGATGTCTTGTTGAAAGCAAACCAACCGCAAGGTGACTATTACATGGCTGCCAGTGTCTATTCTAGCGCAGCCGGCGTCACGTACGATAACACCACCACCACTGCAATTCTACACTACAACGGAAGCTATAACGCATCTTCAAGACCCTATTTGCCAAATCTTCCTTCCTACAATGACACCAATGCATCTGCTTCCTTTACGGGTAAACTCAGAAGTTTAGCAGATGAAGATCATCCAGTTAAAGTGCCACTAAACATAAGCACAAAACTAATATACGCTGCTTCTGTAAATACATTGCCATGCAACAGAAGTACTACTTCATATTGCGAGGCTCCTAATGGAACACGACTCGCTGCAAGTTTGAATAACATCAGCTTTGAATTGCCAACCACTGACATATTAAAAGCCTACTATAATCATATTGGTGGCGTTTACGGGGACCAGTTTCCGAGTGTGCCACCTTTGCTATATAATTTTACTGCGGATGATCTGCCAACGTCTCTACAGACGCCGAAAACAGGGACAGAAGTGAGGGTCCTCGAGTATAACTCAACGGTGGAGCTTGTTTTCCAAGGAACAAACCTGGGTGCAGGGACAGAACACCCCATGCACATACATGGATATAGTTTTTACGTCGTTGGTTGGGGATTTGGGAATTTTGACAAAGACAAGGACCCTTTGGGATATAATCTTGTTGACCCCCCGCTTCAGAATACCATCGCTGTCCCTAAGAATGGCTGGGCTGCCATAAGATTCAAAGCAAACAACCCAG GAGTATGGTTCATGCACTGCCATTTAGAACGTCACCTATCTTGGGGCATGGATACGGCATTCATTGTCAAAAATGGACACTACCCAGAGGCTCAATTGATATccccaccaccagacatgccaCCATGTTGA